In Tachysurus fulvidraco isolate hzauxx_2018 chromosome 1, HZAU_PFXX_2.0, whole genome shotgun sequence, a single window of DNA contains:
- the si:dkey-19b23.10 gene encoding transcriptional-regulating factor 1, translated as MADHSSINTSESPPFSTMYRLQIQGQRSNYSHVQNSSVSRINQYEDSSLLNDPANNCATAGTSMNGIGEQINTAYWDMESLISSQPGAFNRTKAHSERYEEEWNSSSQQQDSMENYGNTGGNHQKLDSFSEAFYSRNFSRIANCVDQVGYNVEPNNSPNIPPLPSLSFPLVLSPPPTPLPQSSLSPPKRGLYTPAAQSLSQTQSQSPSEGSLRFFPPLSSTSSILPGGFAPSHWLPLSNDTIGNADQTQHLPQDPVPSTVFSEGMGIHLRDLSVAEGDTDCSLETSPCSPLVQHPPSQSVPKLEREHYPVTSEQHMTWSQMMTSSQQFCPPIHDLNNQVEGLRVHEETKPIAGFQRTPLLCLASSQKNPTTVYTGVPFHSVLQSGALGGVQEHVIRHYTALPMLNPNRSGTGLYCNLLPPLNHQEQWSEERGHCVLQRQVNIGPEFQAQIPDLLEQEEIKLQYQEPLQEELLWKPWAELEGNDDLLARVENLLDLSTSTALPGGLANLELALHSLSLCQGNILAALEMMFFSNSKPSRDYHYAGSDIWRLNEQKLFHKAFSMYGKDFSFIQKMVQSKGVSQCVEFYYHSKRLREKQRKLKEKETQQQHLAAEILTPTNQVMVMNSINVDRLIQTPALAPSFPCKQCGKMFYKIKSRNAHMKIHRQQQEDWRDRIHPNNHLSLTHALQNQNRNLNNPNQFVTQGHSNQLLTQSLIQNLVQTQAQLAFIQSSKTQSPCFTTAISSANSSQSPQMASKAPALPLYRGPQQTWGAIHGSLESGLYYD; from the exons ATGGCCGATCACAGTTCAATCAACACGTCTGAGTCTCCACCCTTCTCTACCATGTACCGCCTTCAGATACAAGGTCAAAGATCAAACTACAGTCATGTACAGAACAGTTCTGTGAGCAGAATAAACCAATATGAAGATAGCAGCCTTTTGAATGATCCTGCTAACAATTGTGCCACTGCTGGGACGAGTATGAATGGAATTGGTGAGCAGATAAATACAGCATACTGGGATATGGAGTCTTTGATCTCTTCACAACCTGGTGCATTCAACAGAACCAAAGCACACAGTGAAAGATATGAGGAAGAATGGAATTCCAGTTCTCAGCAGCAGGATTCAATGGAAAATTATGGTAACACCGGAGGGAATCATCAAAAACTTGATTCATTCTCTGAGGCATTTTATAGTCGAAACTTTTCTAGAATTGCCAATTGTGTTGACCAGGTTGGATATAATGTTGAGCCAAACAACTCTCCCAACATTCCAcctcttccctccctctctttccctctggTTTTGAGTCCTCCTCCTACACCGCTGCCTCAGTCATCCCTTTCTCCTCCAAAACGTGGTCTTTACACACCTGCTGCACAGTCACTGAGCCAAACACAATCACAGTCCCCTTCTGAAGGTTCTTTGAGGTTCTTTCCACCTCTCTCTTCTACCAGTTCCATTCTTCCTGGGGGTTTCGCTCCATCTCACTGGCTCCCACTTTCAAATGACACCATTGGGAATGCAGACCAAACACAACACCTTCCTCAAGACCCGGTTCCATCTACAGTCTTCTCAGAGGGGATGGGGATTCATCTAAGAGACCTTAGTGTTGCTGAGGGAGACACAG ACTGTTCTCTAGAGACATCTCCATGTTCACCGCTGGTGCAACATCCACCCTCACAATCTGTTCCCAAACTTGAGAGGGAGCATTACCCTGTGACCTCGGAACAGCACATGACATGGTCACAG ATGATGACATCATCCCAACAATTTTGCCCTCCAATCCATGACTTGAACAATCAGGTAGAGGGACTGAGGGTGCATGaggagacgaagcccattgcaGGGTTCCAGCGAACACCTTTGTTATGTTTGGCCAGCTCACAG AAAAATCCCACGACAGTCTACACTGGAGTACCATTCCACAGTGTCCTCCAGTCAGGAGCACTGGGGGGAGTTCAGGAACATGTGATTCGTCACTACACTGCACTTCCCATGCTGAATCCCAATCGCAGTGGAACAGGGCTATACTGTAACCTGCTGCCTCCACTAAACCACCAGGAACAATGGTCAGAGGAAAGAGGACATTGTGTTCTACAGAG gcaagtgaATATAGGGCCAGAGTTTCAGGCTCAGATTCCTGACCTCCTGGAGCAGGAGGAAATAAAGTTGCAGTATCAGGAACCATTGCAGGAGGAGTTACTTTGGAAACCATGGGCAGAATTAGAGGGGAATGATGATCTACTGGCACGGG TGGAGAATCTTCTAGATCTCAGTACATCTACTGCTTTACCTGGAGGTCTTGCCAATCTGGAGCTTGCCCTTCATAGTCTCTCCTTATGCCAAGGAAATATATTG GCTGCTTTGGAGATGATGTTTTTCTCAAACTCAAAACCCTCAAGAGACTACCATTATGCTG GCAGTGACATTTGGCGGTTGAATGAGCAGAAATTGTTTCATAAAGCCTTCAGCATGTATGGAAAAGACTTCTCATTCATTCAAAAAATG GTGCAGTCAAAGGGGGTGTCACAGTGTGTGGAATTCTACTATCACTCCAAACGgctcagagagaaacagaggaaaCTAAAGGAGAAAGAAACGCAACAGCAACATCTGGCTGCAGAAATACTTACTCCAACCAACCAG gtCATGGTGATGAACTCTATTAATGTAGACAGGCTAATTCAAACGCCTGCACTGGCTCCAAGCTTTCCCTGCAAACAATGTGGAAA GATGTTTTACAAGATCAAAAGCAGAAATGCTCACATGAAGATCCACCGTCAGCAGCAGGAGGATTGGAGGGACAGAATCCATCCTAACAATCACCTTAGCCTGACCCATGCCCTTCAGAACCAAAACCGAAACCTGAACAATCCAAACCAGTTTGTTACCCAGGGTCACTCAAACCAGTTATTAACCCAAAGCCTGATCCAGAACCTGGTGCAGACTCAGGCTCAGCTCGCTTTTATCCAGAGCAGTAAGACTCAAAGTCCTTGTTTCACTACTGCTATCAGCAGTGCTAATTCCT